One region of Trichosurus vulpecula isolate mTriVul1 chromosome 1, mTriVul1.pri, whole genome shotgun sequence genomic DNA includes:
- the C1H8orf82 gene encoding UPF0598 protein C8orf82 homolog, which produces MLPMSGRLRFGARALPLALSRGVGARAASGEGFSYTQGQSPEPKTREYFYYIDHQGQLFLDDAKVKNFITCFKDRQFLVFFFSRLRKNQSGRYEDAFPFVSLCGRERNFVRCEDLPVVFTHLLADGPGPTRLSYGGGGEALAVPFEPARLLPLPANGRLYHPAPKLAGGVGLVRSSLAFELSSCFHYPPGGATLPTHILWQGQKYPLTMDLASLFPESCEP; this is translated from the exons ATGTTGCCGATGAGTGGCCGCCTCAGGTTCGGCGCTAGGGCCCTGCCCTTGGCCCTTTCTCGCGGGGTGGGGGCGAGGGCGGCCAGCGGCGAGGGCTTCTCCTACACCCAGGGCCAAAGCCCCGAGCCCAAGACCCGCGAGTATTTCTACTACATTGACCATCAAGGCCAG CTTTTCCTGGATGATGCTAAAGTGAAGAATTTTATCACCTGCTTCAAAG ACCGGCAGTTCCTGGTCTTCTTCTTCTCCCGCTTGAGGAAGAACCAAAGTGGTCGCTATGAAGATGCCTTTCCCTTTGTCTCACTGTGTGGCCGTGAACGCAACTTTGTGCGCTGTGAAGACCTGCCTGTGGTCTTCACACACCTGCTGGCAGATGGCCCGGGGCCTACTCGCCTCTCCTATGGTGGAGGGGGTGAGGCCCTGGCTGTACCCTTTGAACCTGCTCGACTGCTGCCCCTCCCTGCCAACGGACGGCTGTATCATCCAGCACCCAAACTGGCTGGCGGTGTGGGGCTGGTCCGTTCTTCCCTGGCCTTTGAGCTCAGCAGCTGCTTCCATTATCCACCAGGAGGGGCCACACTGCCCACCCATATCTTGTGGCAAGGCCAGAAATACCCCCTAACCATGGACCTGGCATCCCTATTTCCTGAATCCTGCGAGCCCTGA